A genomic region of Venturia canescens isolate UGA chromosome 9, ASM1945775v1, whole genome shotgun sequence contains the following coding sequences:
- the LOC122415677 gene encoding uncharacterized protein isoform X2, with amino-acid sequence MATPTRDFLRRPDTGRRRSVRQALAVIPDMMTTSVSPGTPLAMEVSAMDNVMNSRYSMESWSPAPSPDELVIQKRGRRRRTIVWSPDADAKRDSLFSLSSRDRTPVKSPSKSTIVLRSTPRKRLMLGGDNSDPHLTTPEKKTKSHEAQKYVESNCNGYKQFTGPLVNGLRGLSQEQLIKVIMDLISMQEDGALGKDDKLRDVVLKRMPIADIQPLRERLSALRQNVYASLVSSDIDESSYSRAYIHLDAFEKAVIEQGNKLIESQHWTAAMQYVFAAWSITKDLPEWDNQGRDNTTKKCFRELAKFCKEALQNGNFITSTLDVYCKK; translated from the exons ATGGCTACACCCACAAGAGATTTTCTACGTCGGCCTGACACCGGACGTCGTAGATCGGTTCGACAAGCATTGGCAGTAATCCCTGACATGATGACTACCTCTGTATCACCag GGACTCCTTTAGCAATGGAAGTCAGCGCAATGGACAACGTCATGAACAGCAGATACAGCATGGAGTCTTGGAGTCCAGCACCCAGCCCGGATGAACTCGTGATACAAAAGCGTGGAAGAAGGCGTAGAACCATCGTTTGGTCCCCGGATGCTGACGCAAAAAGAGATAGTCTTTTCAG tTTGAGTTCCCGAGATCGTACACCAGTCAAAAGTCCATCAAAGTCGACGATCGTACTGCGAAGTACCCCACGCAAACGACTAATGTTGGGTGGAGACAACAGCGATCCCCATTTGACAAccccagaaaaaaaaacgaagagccACGAAGCTCAGAAATACGTAGAAAGTAATTGTAACGGTTACAAACAATTTACGGGTCCGTTGGTTAACGGTTTGAGAGGTCTGAGCCAAGAACAATTGATCaaagtcatcatggatttgaTTTCGATGCAAGAAGATGGAGCTCTTGGCAAAGATGACAAATTGCGCGATGTTGTGTTGAAAAGAATGCCAATTGCTGATATTCAACCGCTGCGAGAACGATTAAGTGCACTTAGACAGAACGTGTATGCCAGTCTTGTTTCCTCGGACATCGACGAATCCTCTTACAGCCGAGCGTACATACATCTCGATGCATTTGAG AAAGCGGTGATCGAGCAAGGGAACAAACTTATCGAGTCTCAGCATTGGACAGCAGCGATGCAGTATGTTTTCGCGGCTTGGTCAATAACGAAGGATTTACCAGAATGGGATAATCAGGGTCGCGATAATACAACGAAAAAGTGTTTTCGTGAATTAGCTAAATTTTGCAAGGAAGCGTTGCAAAATGGAAATTTCATCACATCGACGCTGGATGTGTATTGTAAAAAGTAA
- the LOC122415677 gene encoding uncharacterized protein isoform X1, whose translation MATPTRDFLRRPDTGRRRSVRQALAVIPDMMTTSVSPGTPLAMEVSAMDNVMNSRYSMESWSPAPSPDELVIQKRGRRRRTIVWSPDADAKRDSLFSLSSRDRTPVKSPSKSTIVLRSTPRKRLMLGGDNSDPHLTTPEKKTKSHEAQKYVESNCNGYKQFTGPLVNGLRGLSQEQLIKVIMDLISMQEDGALGKDDKLRDVVLKRMPIADIQPLRERLSALRQNVYASLVSSDIDESSYSRAYIHLDAFEKAVIEQGNKLIESQHWTAAMQYVFAAWSITKDLPEWDNQGRDNTTKKCFRELAKFCKEALQNGNFITSTLDVYCKKIETMVPDCEDLKICLRTAGEMKISVF comes from the exons ATGGCTACACCCACAAGAGATTTTCTACGTCGGCCTGACACCGGACGTCGTAGATCGGTTCGACAAGCATTGGCAGTAATCCCTGACATGATGACTACCTCTGTATCACCag GGACTCCTTTAGCAATGGAAGTCAGCGCAATGGACAACGTCATGAACAGCAGATACAGCATGGAGTCTTGGAGTCCAGCACCCAGCCCGGATGAACTCGTGATACAAAAGCGTGGAAGAAGGCGTAGAACCATCGTTTGGTCCCCGGATGCTGACGCAAAAAGAGATAGTCTTTTCAG tTTGAGTTCCCGAGATCGTACACCAGTCAAAAGTCCATCAAAGTCGACGATCGTACTGCGAAGTACCCCACGCAAACGACTAATGTTGGGTGGAGACAACAGCGATCCCCATTTGACAAccccagaaaaaaaaacgaagagccACGAAGCTCAGAAATACGTAGAAAGTAATTGTAACGGTTACAAACAATTTACGGGTCCGTTGGTTAACGGTTTGAGAGGTCTGAGCCAAGAACAATTGATCaaagtcatcatggatttgaTTTCGATGCAAGAAGATGGAGCTCTTGGCAAAGATGACAAATTGCGCGATGTTGTGTTGAAAAGAATGCCAATTGCTGATATTCAACCGCTGCGAGAACGATTAAGTGCACTTAGACAGAACGTGTATGCCAGTCTTGTTTCCTCGGACATCGACGAATCCTCTTACAGCCGAGCGTACATACATCTCGATGCATTTGAG AAAGCGGTGATCGAGCAAGGGAACAAACTTATCGAGTCTCAGCATTGGACAGCAGCGATGCAGTATGTTTTCGCGGCTTGGTCAATAACGAAGGATTTACCAGAATGGGATAATCAGGGTCGCGATAATACAACGAAAAAGTGTTTTCGTGAATTAGCTAAATTTTGCAAGGAAGCGTTGCAAAATGGAAATTTCATCACATCGACGCTGGATGTGTATTGTAAAAA AATTGAAACGATGGTACCTGATTGTGAggacttgaaaatttgcctTAGAACGGCGGGAGAGATGAAAATTAGCGTTTTCTAA
- the ASPP gene encoding putative uncharacterized protein DDB_G0271606 isoform X3: MAARQQREIAQQRRLLEQREARLAVLRGAQEPAQQDRLARLRHRLDQQQSKLNRLRQLRSQTDQSRANNATLTSDLDCIRALFNEKEKELSLAVAKVEELTRQLEELRGRRNGANGSAGNGQMSTPASAELEKLRRELTYRNKINEQQNQVVSQQRLALAQRQAEMASIDARIAQLQGRLQRKRALNQRLSQQLGTANRPVTTQPGFQDVKHDFNNSVKQRPAGNVAAIEPYSHIPNDNDFNLNKNDPKYQTLPYNTKFTVNFKPTEDDVNKNKIQHSASASQIGQRSTFQQFGHQIAHSQSQSHIQGQSQLLGQQSSQQHQTNPQGYAPQSSNLPSSQSSNNNNNNNNNINANNQQTSGNNQGTSQNVFVQEAPSQVQSSRLHTHQQQQQQQQQQHQPQQLQHTSIAPKQQQSSTNSSNSSLASGQSITQSYNHRNLQTHQKPVSSVAPSFPVKSPIYQTSSTKIHPVMPQTLSLIGRSHTTNIERNYPNHSIGPPSSQSPQGQQLTQTIGGHQESNFPLRQNYQHASQTPGQYSSYRTQNSPNLPSNVAPPTHVQQANSNYSAYPSQSYNQTSQSGDPSQQPNERSKFEGLKSGALVNQEKYELPLKHEPHVRYEQQGLPKHDNQKYEHTSQTTKSYEQMPPKSDQNNAGQQQHQNVNKYESTTKHDQNKFEAPQTRHEQQHHTGKFEQSQLLPGVHQVKHELHEARGSNAYELNSQFKHEQLMKHESTSNFSQFKPLQDNSKFEISRDNKIDHASQSTNQMGKHDHTAKFEPPNKIAEKPYEFDRIKSDNDRKLINFSEPKNEDKQKPALPPKPSKPNPPPRLTHHEKNEVTESIVEAKTPAAPITLNLRSEKEEDIPPIPTSELPESPIETPITNHQIIKARPLALKKAPLSEQPRLRYAKSNVHVSINRRIEMPPAFLFPETEIPADLMQSEQQTQQTTTQQQQQQQQQSQNLPDVTDNCKKSLNVGICEEISSNDKLEDADIVDALNIINIEDKVKNNKAETDKRLESEIDCKNNTDVVRRKKGNLKSTTGKANLSRRVSFDPLALLLDASLEGELELVKKTAKEVANPSSANDEGITALHNAICAGHLEIVKFLVEFGCDVNAQDSDGWTPLHCAASCNNLAMVRFLVEHGACIFATTLSDHETAAEKCEEDEEGFDGCSEYLYSVQEKLGIMNNGQVYAVFDYEAQHSDELTLKNGDSLVILRKGDDNEREWWWSKLGNREGYVPRNLLGLYPRVQPAKAD; this comes from the exons CTTCCGACCTCGACTGCATAAGGGCTCTGttcaatgaaaaggaaaaggaaCTGTCGTTGGCGGTGGCGAAGGTCGAGGAGCTGACGCGACAGCTCGAGGAGCTGAGAGGACGTCGCAACGGGGCAAACGGTTCCGCTGGTAACGGCCAAATGTCAACTCCAGCGAGCGCGGAACTCGAGAAACTACGACGAGAGCTTACG TATCGAAACAAGATTAACGAGCAGCAGAATCAAGTGGTCTCTCAGCAGAGGCTCGCACTCGCCCAGCGCCAAGCCGAAATGGCATCAATCGACGCGCGGATAGCTCAACTCCAAGGACGCCTTCAACGCAAACGAGCTCTGAATCAACGACTGAGCCAACAGCTCGGCACTGCCAATCGCCCGGTCACCACCCAACCAGGCTTCCAAGACGTCAAACACGACTTCAACAACTCGGTTAAACAACGTCCCGCTGGTAACGTCGCTGCCATCGAGCCCTACAGTCACATACCCAACGACAATGATTTCAATCTCAACAAAAACGATCCCAAGTATCAAACTCTACCGTACAATACCAAGTTCACCGTGAATTTCAAACCCACCGAAGACGACgtgaacaaaaacaaaatacaGCACAGCGCCAGCGCCTCGCAGATCGGACAGAGGTCGACTTTCCAACAATTTGGACATCAAATCGCTCACAGCCAGTCGCAGTCCCATATACAGG GTCAGTCTCAGCTTCTCGGACAGCAATCATCCCAGCAGCATCAAACTAATCCACAGGGTTATGCTCCGCAGTCGAGCAATCTTCCTTCGAGCCAATCGAGcaacaataacaataacaacaacaataacataAACGCAAATAACCAGCAAACGAGTGGAAACAATCAAGGAACATCGCAAAATGTATTTGTCCAAGAAGCACCGAGCCAAGTGCAAAGTTCGAGGCTGCACACTCatcaacaacagcaacagcagcagcagcagcaacatcAGCCTCAACAATTGCAACACACATCGATAGCGCCGAAACAGCAGCAAAGTTCAACTAATTCTTCGAACTCAAGCCTCGCCAGCGGACAGTCGATAACGCAATCGTACAATCATCGAAATTTGCAGACACACCAAAAACCAGTGTCGAGCGTGGCACCGAGTTTTCCTGTCAAATCACCGATTTACCAGACGTCATCGACCAAGATTCATCCGGTGATGCCGCAAACGTTGAGTCTGATCGGACGCAGTCATACGACGAATATAGAGAGAAATTATCCGAATCATTCGATCGGACCGCCGAGTTCTCAAAGTCCACAGGGCCAACAATTAACCCAAACTATCGGTGGTCATCAGGAATCAAACTTTCCGCTGCGTCAAAATTACCAGCACGCGTCACAAACCCCGGGGCAATATTCTTCTTACAGAACCCAAAATTCTCCGAATTTACCATCGAACGTCGCTCCGCCGACTCATGTGCAACAGGCTAATTCAAACTACTCGGCTTATCCGAGTCAGAGTTACAATCAAACGTCGCAAAGTGGAGATCCCTCGCAGCAGCCGAACGAGAGATCGAAGTTCGAAGGTTTGAAGAGCGGAGCGTTGGTCAATCAGGAGAAATATGAATTGCCACTAAAGCACGAGCCACACGTGAGATACGAGCAGCAGGGTCTGCCAAAACACGACAATCAAAAATACGAGCACACGAGCCAAACGACGAAATCTTACGAGCAAATGCCACCGAAAAGCGATCAGAATAACGCCGGACAACAACAACACCAAAATGTCAATAAGTACGAAAGTACAACAAAGCACGATCAAAATAAGTTTGAAGCTCCCCAAACGAGACACGAGCAACAACATCACACTGGCAAATTCGAACAGTCGCAACTCTTGCCCGGTGTTCATCAGGTCAAACACGAGCTGCACGAAGCTCGTGGCTCCAACGCGTATGAACTCAACTCACAATTCAAGCACGAACAATTAATGAAACACGAGAGCACTTCCAACTTTTCACAGTTCAAACCACTCCAAGATAACTCAAAGTTCGAAATCTCACgagataataaaatcgatcacgCCAGTCAGTCGACCAACCAAATGGGCAAACACGATCACACCGCCAAATTCGAACCACCCAACAAAATAGCCGAAAAACCCTATGAATTCGATCGCATCAAGTCCGATAATGACaggaaattgatcaatttctcCGAACCCAAAAACGAGGACAAACAAAAGCCAGCGTTACCACCTAAGCCCAGCAAACCAAATCCACCGCCCAGGCTCACCCATCATGAGAAAAACGAGGTTACGGAAAGCATCGTTGAAGCTAAAACTCCTGCTGCACCCATCACCCTGAATTTGAG GTCCGAGAAGGAAGAGGATATTCCGCCAATTCCAACATCCGAACTACCAGAATCACCGATCGAGACTCCGATAACGAATCATCAAATAATCAAGGCACGTCCATTGGCCCTAAAGAAAGCTCCGCTTTCGGAGCAGCCGAGATTACGTTACGCCAAATCAAATGTGCACGTATCGATAAATCGTCGAATTGAAATGCCACCGGCTTTTCTGTTTCCCGAGACTGAGATACCCGCTGATCTTATGCAAAGTGAGCAGCAAACGCAGCAAACGACGacgcaacagcagcagcaacaacaacaacaatcaCAGAATTTACCCGACGTTACCGACAActgtaaaaaatcattgaacgtTGGGATCTGCGAAGAAATATCGAGCAACGACAAACTCGAAGACGCCGACATCGTCGACGCTCTTAATATCATCAATATCGAAGACAAAGTTAAAAACAATAAGGCAGAGACTGACAAACGCCTGGAAAGCGAAATCGATTGCAAAAACAACACCGACGTCGTTAGAAGGAAAAAGGGCAATTTGAAATCAACCACGGGTAAAGCAAACTTATCGAGACGGGTCTCCTTCGACCCGTTGGCCCTGCTTCTCGACGCTAGCCTCGAAGGTGAACTCGAACTCGTCAAAAAAACTGCCAAGGAAGTCGCCAACCCAAGCTCCGCCAATGACGAGGGTATCACTGCCCTCCACAACGCCATTTGTGCTGGACATCTCGAGATCGTCAAATTTCTTGTCGAGTTCGGCTGCGACGTCAACGCTCAAGACAGCGATGGATG GACTCCTCTTCATTGTGCAGCGAGCTGCAACAATCTTGCGATGGTCAGATTTCTCGTGGAGCACGGTGCTTGTATATTTGCCACGACGTTATCCGACCACGAGACAGCTGCGGAAAAGTGTGAAGAAGACGAAGAGGGTTTTGACGGATGCTCCGAGTATCTGTACA GTGTTCAGGAAAAATTGGGCATTATGAATAATGGACAAGTTTACGCAGTATTCGACTACGAGGCACAACACAGCGACGAATTGACGCTAAAAAATGGCGATTCGTTGGTTATACTCCGCAAGGGAGACGATAACGAAAGAGAATGGTGGTGGAGCAAACTCGGAAATCGAGAAGGCTACGTTCCCCGAAATTTATTGGGC ctATATCCAAGAGTTCAACCGGCAAAGGCAGACTGA